In Chitinophaga nivalis, a single genomic region encodes these proteins:
- a CDS encoding C1 family peptidase gives MKVFSIALSIFTVTTAFAQDKQLLPGKINAATPVKSQGQTGTCWAFSTTSLLESETLRKGVSQIDLSEIFTVRNIYLEKAKNYVRRQGSAQFGEGGLGHDVIRAAGQYGLVPEQAYSGLKNSATKHDHAAMQTTMKHYLDSIIKIKAPIPDNWVEGFTAIMDSYIGQPPASFTYDGKNYTPQTFAKEVVKFNPEDYVFLTSFTHHPFHQSFIVEVPDNFSNGAYYNVPLQELINITKSTLQKGYTIMWDADVSNKGWSTNKGYAVFPPQDGSFQRDSITPDMKEAPYSQELRQKLYEELLTQDDHLMHITGIEQTKQGKPYFVVKNSWGTQSGPFNGYFNVSEAYFAINTITIIVPKAALDKDLQKKIAAAR, from the coding sequence ATGAAAGTATTTAGTATTGCCTTGTCAATCTTTACTGTAACCACCGCGTTTGCACAGGATAAACAATTGTTACCCGGCAAAATCAATGCAGCCACTCCCGTAAAAAGTCAGGGCCAGACAGGCACCTGCTGGGCTTTCTCTACTACATCCCTGCTGGAATCAGAAACACTGCGAAAAGGCGTCTCTCAAATAGACCTTTCCGAAATCTTTACTGTCCGCAATATCTATCTGGAAAAAGCTAAAAACTATGTACGCCGCCAGGGTAGTGCACAGTTTGGTGAAGGAGGACTGGGGCATGATGTGATCCGTGCTGCAGGTCAGTATGGACTGGTACCGGAGCAGGCCTACAGCGGATTAAAAAACAGTGCTACCAAACATGATCATGCTGCCATGCAAACGACCATGAAACATTACCTGGATAGCATTATCAAAATAAAAGCACCGATCCCGGATAACTGGGTAGAAGGATTCACTGCTATTATGGATAGCTACATCGGTCAGCCACCGGCTTCTTTTACCTATGATGGCAAAAACTATACGCCACAGACCTTTGCCAAAGAAGTGGTAAAATTCAATCCGGAAGATTATGTATTCCTCACTTCCTTTACCCATCATCCGTTTCATCAGTCATTCATTGTAGAAGTACCTGATAACTTCTCCAATGGCGCCTATTATAATGTGCCCTTACAGGAGCTCATCAACATCACCAAATCCACCCTGCAGAAAGGCTACACCATCATGTGGGATGCAGATGTCAGCAACAAGGGATGGTCTACCAATAAAGGTTACGCCGTATTTCCACCTCAGGATGGCAGCTTCCAACGCGACAGCATTACGCCGGATATGAAAGAAGCACCTTATTCTCAGGAGTTACGTCAAAAGTTATACGAAGAACTGTTAACCCAGGATGACCACCTGATGCACATTACAGGCATTGAACAAACCAAACAGGGCAAACCCTATTTTGTGGTAAAAAATTCCTGGGGTACTCAATCAGGACCGTTCAATGGTTATTTCAATGTATCTGAAGCTTACTTTGCAATCAATACCATCACGATCATTGTGCCTAAAGCAGCGCTGGACAAAGACTTACAAAAGAAAATTGCTGCTGCCAGATAA
- a CDS encoding M56 family metallopeptidase, with translation MNVLPITGDLVRALGWTILHSLWQAFFIYACLRIVLKLWPQASARIKYNLALLSLSGIFVWFLITLYEHLDALSTVKTMTMQLAAAPMPVQPVNMPAVYPSQEPLMWLFPNLEMCFPIVVMLYAAGMIVMTIKLVSDLFELQHIRHHNVVQMDEVWEKHLETLAARLQIPRKVRLFISPHVMVPVMLGFLKPVILLPVAMVNNLSEQQLEAILLHELAHIKRNDYLLNIFQSIVEIMLFFNPFVWLIAKTIRLEREHCCDDLVIASTVQPLHYARALVALEEYRLTANPLSMAAADNRQHLFYRIKRIMEMKTTHLNYSQRFLAGLIIAAGLISIAWLNPAKGANEKARPETQLQAVDTHPADAAIIPAVATVNKPHTPVYVAAVMADTITPAPVEPSTPPTPPTPPTPATPTAPITPDTPETPNDPEDVIQSPANKQQAASDEKIDRKMIKQHIRETREQVRQAMKQMRDVDLKNIQSEVDLALASVDWKQLSADMKIARDSALSKVNWHQINQDIKIAYNKADWDKINENVNRTIRESKSIADKARASAMAQISRAQREQDRSQTDARRQKADIARAKADAARERADASREAAEIQREKNNGAPTKEMVRKMTAEKLINPSQGFTIEKSDAGLFINGTKQPAAVVEKYKQYLQHKKISIRGSSNQSSNDSNDELHVSIEN, from the coding sequence ATGAACGTATTACCTATTACCGGCGACCTGGTACGCGCCCTGGGATGGACCATCCTTCATTCTCTCTGGCAGGCCTTTTTCATATATGCCTGTCTCAGAATAGTACTGAAACTGTGGCCACAGGCCAGTGCCAGAATCAAGTACAATCTCGCCCTGCTGTCGTTATCCGGTATTTTTGTCTGGTTCCTGATCACCTTATATGAACACCTGGACGCCCTAAGCACCGTTAAAACCATGACGATGCAGCTGGCAGCGGCTCCCATGCCTGTTCAACCCGTGAACATGCCGGCCGTATATCCCAGCCAGGAACCGTTAATGTGGCTGTTTCCCAATCTGGAAATGTGTTTTCCCATCGTCGTAATGCTGTATGCCGCCGGCATGATTGTGATGACCATCAAACTGGTATCCGACCTTTTTGAGTTGCAGCACATCCGGCATCATAATGTAGTACAGATGGACGAAGTATGGGAGAAACACCTGGAAACACTGGCTGCCCGGCTACAGATTCCCCGCAAGGTGAGACTGTTCATATCACCACATGTGATGGTACCGGTGATGCTGGGATTTCTGAAACCCGTAATCCTGCTGCCGGTTGCCATGGTCAACAACCTGAGTGAACAGCAGCTGGAGGCCATTTTACTCCATGAACTGGCCCATATCAAACGCAATGATTATCTGTTGAATATCTTCCAATCAATTGTTGAAATCATGCTCTTTTTTAATCCTTTTGTATGGCTGATTGCTAAAACGATCCGCCTGGAAAGGGAACACTGTTGCGACGATCTGGTTATTGCCAGTACCGTACAACCCCTGCACTATGCCCGGGCATTGGTTGCGCTGGAAGAATACCGGTTAACCGCCAACCCACTGTCCATGGCCGCTGCAGATAATAGACAACATCTGTTTTACCGCATTAAACGTATCATGGAAATGAAAACAACACATCTCAATTATAGTCAACGTTTTTTAGCAGGTCTGATTATCGCTGCCGGCCTGATCTCCATTGCATGGCTGAACCCAGCCAAAGGAGCCAATGAAAAAGCCCGGCCGGAAACACAACTGCAAGCAGTAGATACCCACCCTGCTGATGCAGCCATCATACCTGCGGTGGCAACTGTCAATAAGCCTCATACGCCTGTTTATGTAGCAGCAGTGATGGCAGATACCATTACACCGGCACCCGTAGAACCATCTACTCCGCCTACGCCTCCTACTCCACCAACACCCGCAACACCGACGGCACCGATAACACCTGACACCCCGGAAACACCTAATGATCCGGAGGACGTAATACAGTCACCTGCCAACAAACAGCAAGCGGCTTCCGACGAAAAGATAGATCGTAAAATGATCAAACAACATATCCGCGAAACCCGGGAACAGGTGCGGCAGGCGATGAAACAAATGCGGGACGTGGATTTAAAAAATATACAATCTGAAGTAGACCTGGCACTTGCCAGCGTAGACTGGAAACAGCTTTCTGCAGATATGAAAATAGCGCGCGATTCCGCGTTGAGTAAGGTCAACTGGCATCAAATTAACCAGGATATTAAAATAGCCTATAATAAAGCAGATTGGGACAAGATTAACGAGAACGTCAACCGCACCATCCGCGAAAGTAAATCAATAGCGGATAAAGCCAGAGCCAGTGCTATGGCACAAATAAGCAGGGCACAGCGGGAGCAGGACAGGTCGCAGACAGATGCCCGCAGACAAAAAGCAGATATAGCCCGGGCAAAAGCAGATGCAGCGCGTGAAAGAGCGGATGCGAGCCGGGAAGCGGCAGAAATACAGAGAGAAAAAAACAACGGTGCCCCCACCAAAGAAATGGTGCGGAAAATGACCGCCGAAAAATTAATCAATCCCAGCCAGGGTTTTACGATAGAAAAAAGTGATGCCGGCTTATTTATCAACGGTACCAAACAACCTGCTGCCGTAGTAGAAAAATACAAGCAATACCTGCAACATAAAAAGATCAGCATTCGTGGTTCCAGCAATCAATCGTCCAACGATAGCAACGACGAGCTGCATGTTAGCATAGAAAACTGA
- a CDS encoding BlaI/MecI/CopY family transcriptional regulator yields the protein MKHIRPTESELEILSILWERGASTVREVHDILSQTKDAGYTTTLKLMQIMHEKKLLDRDASSKTHVFTTAVSQQTTRQQLLNKMIDTVFGGSASQLVMQALGHHQSSDAELDKIRQYLSDIEKQQKDNG from the coding sequence TTGAAACATATACGTCCTACAGAAAGTGAATTGGAAATATTGAGCATTCTTTGGGAAAGAGGGGCCAGCACCGTGCGGGAAGTACATGACATTTTATCGCAGACAAAAGATGCCGGCTATACGACCACGCTCAAATTAATGCAGATCATGCATGAAAAAAAGTTACTGGACCGGGATGCCAGCAGCAAAACCCACGTATTTACGACAGCGGTTTCGCAGCAAACCACCCGGCAACAGTTACTGAATAAGATGATAGATACTGTATTTGGTGGCTCTGCCTCCCAGCTGGTCATGCAGGCACTGGGACATCACCAGTCTTCGGATGCAGAACTGGACAAAATCCGCCAATATTTATCTGATATAGAAAAACAGCAAAAGGATAACGGGTAA
- a CDS encoding sterol desaturase family protein: MPRDLITYAIPAFVLLILLEIILTSIDQKHLYRPKDALSSIAMGLGNVFIGLFTKAIVLGVYAFVYQFRFFTLDFVWWVWLLAFFADDFSYYWFHRTSHTVRFFWASHVIHHSSESYNLATALRQTWTGNISGAFLFWVWMPLAGFHPMMVMTMQAVSLIYQFWIHTELIQRLPAPIEYIFNTPSHHRVHHGSDIAYLDSNHAGVLIIWDRLFGTFTPEVQRPAYGLTSNINTHNPLRIATHEWRSIWQDIRRAKNLREALHYAFDAPGWSADGSRKTTKQLRAAQRSA; this comes from the coding sequence ATGCCGCGGGATCTGATTACCTATGCCATCCCAGCATTTGTCTTATTGATATTGCTGGAGATTATACTTACATCTATCGACCAGAAACACCTTTATCGGCCCAAAGATGCCCTTAGCAGCATTGCCATGGGATTGGGCAACGTATTTATCGGATTGTTTACCAAAGCCATTGTTTTGGGTGTTTATGCCTTTGTTTACCAGTTCCGTTTCTTTACCCTCGATTTTGTATGGTGGGTGTGGCTGCTGGCCTTCTTTGCAGATGATTTCAGCTACTACTGGTTTCACCGCACCAGTCATACCGTACGCTTTTTCTGGGCATCGCACGTCATTCACCATTCCTCCGAAAGTTATAACCTGGCCACGGCCCTCCGTCAGACCTGGACAGGAAATATCAGTGGTGCCTTCCTTTTCTGGGTATGGATGCCGCTGGCCGGCTTCCATCCAATGATGGTGATGACCATGCAGGCCGTTAGCCTGATCTATCAATTCTGGATACATACAGAACTGATTCAGCGATTACCGGCCCCGATAGAATATATTTTTAATACGCCTTCGCACCACCGCGTACACCACGGCTCCGATATCGCTTACCTGGACAGCAACCATGCCGGCGTGCTGATTATCTGGGACCGGTTGTTCGGCACCTTTACACCGGAAGTGCAGCGGCCGGCCTATGGCCTTACGTCCAACATCAATACCCACAACCCGCTCCGCATAGCTACCCATGAATGGCGCAGCATCTGGCAGGACATACGCCGGGCAAAGAACCTGCGGGAAGCCCTGCACTATGCTTTTGATGCTCCCGGCTGGAGTGCAGACGGCAGCCGTAAGACAACCAAGCAACTAAGGGCTGCACAGCGATCCGCTTAA
- a CDS encoding DUF4249 domain-containing protein, whose protein sequence is MKKSLFLLIFAAFAGLTACEDKIDLDIPKGISYPVLDAWITTETGIQKIKFTMSVPYTDNNPAPVINDATITLHDLTAGVSYPFPFKDNVYSYDASNKAIGVIGHAYKLQVTYKGESFVAYDSILRVPKIDSISVKFKTKEESVTGKEGYYATLHARDLAGGTDFYWIRSYRNDTLRRLQDAVAIDGSYEEGLFDGNAFSLGIADRITDYQKPFLKGETIIVRLSSVTRRSYEFLDQLQSQLNQGGLFAKILENVKTNIVNTTPNSKTKILGWFGTSAVSRSEKSLK, encoded by the coding sequence ATGAAAAAATCATTATTCCTCCTCATATTCGCTGCCTTTGCCGGATTAACTGCCTGCGAAGATAAAATAGACCTGGATATCCCTAAAGGGATCTCCTATCCGGTACTGGATGCCTGGATCACCACTGAAACCGGCATACAGAAAATAAAATTCACCATGTCTGTTCCTTATACAGATAACAACCCGGCGCCGGTGATCAATGATGCCACGATTACCTTACACGACCTGACGGCCGGCGTATCTTATCCTTTTCCATTCAAGGATAATGTATATAGCTATGATGCCAGCAATAAAGCCATCGGCGTGATAGGACATGCGTATAAACTGCAGGTCACTTACAAAGGAGAGTCCTTTGTTGCTTACGATAGCATCCTGAGAGTGCCAAAGATTGATTCTATCAGTGTGAAGTTTAAAACAAAAGAAGAATCAGTGACTGGCAAAGAAGGTTATTACGCTACCCTGCACGCACGCGACCTCGCTGGCGGCACTGACTTTTACTGGATTCGCTCTTACCGGAACGATACCCTCAGACGCCTGCAGGATGCCGTTGCTATAGACGGTTCCTACGAAGAGGGCCTGTTTGATGGCAACGCGTTTTCGCTGGGGATAGCGGATAGAATCACGGATTACCAGAAGCCTTTCCTGAAAGGGGAAACCATCATTGTACGGCTGTCTTCCGTGACACGCCGTAGCTACGAGTTCCTGGACCAGCTGCAAAGCCAGCTCAATCAGGGCGGTTTGTTTGCTAAAATTCTGGAAAACGTAAAAACCAACATCGTCAATACCACTCCTAATAGTAAAACCAAAATACTCGGCTGGTTTGGCACCTCAGCGGTGAGCAGGTCAGAGAAAAGTCTCAAGTAG
- a CDS encoding TonB-dependent receptor: MKTKALTLLTMLFLLLAGNSTIAQQQRYTVSGYVKDKQNGESLVGISIGKPGTSLGTITNEYGFYSLTLPAGEHDLQFTYVGYATFKTTVKLQRNINLDVKLEGTSSQLNEITVTGAKQEKSVNTLNTSINRLDIQQMKKMPTFMGEVDVLRAIQTLPGVNTVGEGASGFNVRGGNSDENLILLDEAPVYNSTHMMGFFSVFNPDAVKSLNLIKGGFPAEYGGRTSSVLDIRMKDGNNQHFNVNGGIGNIFSRLSVEGPLVKDKSSFIVAARRSYIDLLMKPFLKGDMKNTKLSFYDITAKANYKFNKNNTLFVSGYFGRDVFGFGKDVNMNWGNTTATIRWNHVFTNRLFLNLTTYYSKYDYSLQFTNDSKKSNEESLQSYDWTSNIINYGLKPSFTYYLNTNNSLHFGVQGIYYTFKPGTGTSTEGSSVSQKQLVDKHALESAIYIDHEYKPSKKFGIQYGARLSSYQLLGKGLVYTFNDTTPGIRKTLNSVKSYGSGENIKSYVYFEPRISAKYALSDEHAVKVAYSRTSQFMHQLSNTASPTPLDIWTPSTNNIKPMVSDQYTVGYFYNAPNDAYEFSAEAFYKTTDNQLDYIDNANLQLNPLIEADLLPSQGRAYGIELYAKKDIGKTTGWISYTLSRTERKTPGISMDEWFLNRYDRTHNVNLVLTHTLNKRTSFSANWVFASGTPATFADNRLQFQDWDIPYNSTEKRNNYRLKPFHRLDLSMTLKGKNQNKRWKGEWVFSLYNVYGRKNAYTVYFKPNEDDATKREAVRLSIIGSIIPGITYNFKF, translated from the coding sequence ATGAAAACAAAGGCACTTACGTTGCTGACCATGCTTTTCTTGTTATTAGCAGGAAACTCAACGATCGCACAACAACAACGATATACTGTTAGTGGCTATGTCAAAGACAAACAAAATGGAGAAAGCCTGGTAGGTATTTCCATTGGCAAACCCGGCACCAGCCTGGGTACCATCACTAACGAATATGGTTTTTATTCCCTCACCTTGCCAGCAGGAGAACATGATCTCCAATTTACCTATGTAGGCTACGCGACATTCAAAACAACCGTAAAACTACAACGTAATATCAATCTCGATGTTAAGCTGGAAGGTACCAGCAGTCAGCTGAATGAAATCACCGTTACCGGCGCCAAACAAGAGAAAAGTGTCAATACCCTGAATACCAGTATCAACAGATTGGATATTCAGCAAATGAAAAAAATGCCCACTTTCATGGGAGAAGTAGATGTACTGCGCGCCATTCAGACACTTCCCGGTGTAAACACCGTAGGGGAAGGTGCTTCCGGCTTCAATGTACGTGGTGGAAACAGCGATGAAAACCTCATTTTGCTCGACGAAGCACCCGTTTACAACTCTACACACATGATGGGCTTCTTCTCTGTATTCAATCCGGATGCAGTAAAAAGCCTGAACCTGATCAAAGGAGGCTTCCCTGCTGAATATGGCGGCCGTACTTCCTCTGTACTGGACATCCGTATGAAAGATGGTAACAACCAGCATTTCAATGTAAACGGCGGTATTGGTAATATATTCAGTCGTTTATCCGTGGAAGGTCCGCTGGTAAAAGATAAATCTTCCTTTATCGTGGCTGCCAGAAGATCTTACATCGACCTGTTGATGAAACCCTTCCTGAAAGGTGATATGAAAAACACCAAACTCAGTTTCTATGATATCACTGCCAAAGCCAACTACAAATTCAATAAAAACAATACCCTCTTTGTAAGCGGATATTTCGGGCGGGATGTTTTTGGTTTCGGAAAAGATGTAAACATGAACTGGGGGAATACCACAGCTACCATCCGCTGGAACCACGTATTCACCAACCGGTTGTTCCTCAACCTCACTACCTATTACAGCAAATACGACTACAGTCTGCAGTTCACCAATGATTCCAAAAAGTCCAATGAGGAATCATTACAGAGCTACGACTGGACTTCCAACATCATTAACTACGGGTTAAAACCTTCCTTCACCTACTACCTGAATACCAATAACAGCCTGCATTTCGGCGTACAGGGTATTTATTATACCTTCAAACCAGGTACCGGTACCAGCACCGAAGGCAGTAGCGTATCACAGAAACAACTGGTAGACAAGCACGCGCTGGAATCTGCGATTTATATCGATCATGAATATAAACCATCCAAAAAATTCGGCATCCAGTATGGTGCACGCTTGTCTTCCTATCAGCTGTTAGGTAAAGGACTGGTCTATACCTTCAATGACACCACACCTGGTATCAGAAAAACACTCAACAGCGTTAAATCATATGGTTCCGGTGAAAACATTAAAAGCTATGTTTATTTCGAGCCACGCATCAGCGCCAAATACGCTTTGTCTGACGAGCATGCTGTAAAAGTTGCCTACAGCAGAACTTCTCAGTTCATGCATCAGTTGTCCAACACCGCCTCTCCTACGCCATTAGATATCTGGACACCGAGCACCAACAACATTAAACCCATGGTATCTGATCAGTATACGGTGGGCTACTTCTACAATGCACCGAATGATGCCTACGAGTTCTCTGCGGAAGCTTTCTACAAAACAACAGACAACCAGCTGGATTATATTGACAATGCCAACCTGCAGCTGAATCCTTTGATTGAAGCAGACCTGCTGCCATCACAGGGACGCGCCTACGGTATTGAGCTGTATGCCAAAAAAGATATCGGCAAAACTACCGGCTGGATAAGCTATACTTTGTCCCGCACCGAAAGAAAAACACCTGGTATCAGCATGGATGAGTGGTTCCTGAACCGCTACGACCGTACGCATAACGTAAACCTGGTATTAACACATACCCTGAACAAACGGACTTCCTTCTCTGCCAACTGGGTATTTGCTTCCGGTACACCGGCTACCTTCGCGGATAACCGCCTGCAGTTCCAGGACTGGGATATTCCTTACAATAGCACCGAGAAACGTAACAACTACCGGCTGAAACCTTTTCACAGACTGGATCTGTCCATGACATTAAAAGGTAAAAATCAAAACAAACGCTGGAAAGGTGAATGGGTATTCTCCCTGTATAACGTATATGGCCGTAAAAACGCCTACACGGTTTATTTCAAACCGAATGAAGACGATGCCACCAAAAGAGAAGCTGTGAGATTATCTATCATTGGTTCTATCATTCCGGGTATCACTTATAACTTTAAGTTCTAA
- a CDS encoding helix-turn-helix transcriptional regulator, whose translation MGVKIMNDANVVLLSEEAPFDSEKWTSREIVEETQELNRHFGSAKVREFHFDGVHIIDCTADLYENILIASEEILPRVMMLFVEQGNMVTSVEGMRKSLAFSSKEHNLLYTPYLCETAAVSKQRDIQVFGLSYTPERFLELADHSGRVLHTLANNVAGNKSVLLADKINLQLTPRMLSIFAEVRQCQFKGGLKKLFLQSKAIELLALQCEQIENGTRNKENVAAQKVATSDLEKLHHARELLLQHLQEPLSLAQLARVTGLNEFKLKSGFKHVFDNTVFGYLSEQRLELSRKLLLDTNKPLSEIAEQAGFSSPQHFSNAFRKKFGVSPGKMRM comes from the coding sequence ATGGGTGTAAAAATTATGAATGACGCCAACGTTGTGTTGTTATCGGAAGAAGCACCCTTTGATAGTGAAAAATGGACGTCGCGGGAGATCGTAGAGGAAACGCAGGAGCTAAACCGTCACTTTGGATCAGCTAAGGTGCGGGAATTTCATTTCGATGGCGTACATATTATAGATTGTACCGCCGACCTGTATGAAAACATACTGATTGCCTCTGAAGAAATATTACCACGGGTAATGATGCTGTTTGTGGAACAGGGAAATATGGTTACCAGCGTGGAAGGGATGAGAAAAAGCCTGGCCTTTTCTTCCAAAGAACACAACCTGTTATATACACCGTATCTGTGTGAAACCGCTGCTGTCAGTAAACAGCGGGATATCCAGGTGTTCGGACTGAGTTATACGCCCGAACGTTTCCTGGAGCTGGCAGACCACAGCGGGCGCGTACTCCACACACTTGCCAATAATGTAGCGGGTAATAAATCTGTTTTACTGGCAGATAAGATTAACCTGCAGCTCACGCCCCGGATGCTGAGTATTTTTGCGGAAGTGCGTCAGTGCCAGTTTAAAGGTGGGCTTAAAAAACTGTTCCTGCAGTCCAAAGCTATTGAATTGCTGGCCTTGCAGTGCGAACAGATAGAAAACGGCACCCGGAATAAAGAAAATGTAGCGGCACAAAAAGTAGCCACCAGTGACCTGGAAAAGCTACACCACGCCCGGGAACTGTTGCTGCAGCATTTGCAGGAACCGCTTAGTCTTGCGCAACTGGCCCGTGTAACAGGGTTAAATGAATTTAAGCTCAAATCCGGGTTTAAGCATGTTTTCGATAATACAGTGTTTGGATATTTAAGTGAACAAAGACTGGAGTTATCCCGGAAATTGCTCCTCGATACCAATAAACCCCTGTCTGAAATTGCAGAACAGGCCGGATTTTCTTCGCCCCAGCATTTCAGTAATGCCTTCCGGAAGAAGTTTGGGGTAAGTCCCGGTAAAATGCGGATGTAA
- a CDS encoding NAD(P)-dependent oxidoreductase codes for MKVAIIGASGFIGAAILNEALSRGHQVTAIVRNPEKIDLVNPQLTIKQGDVTNEASVAELVAGNDAVISAYNSHESATYVKAIQAILNGVRKAGIKRFLAVSGAGSLEVAPGLQLLDTPEFPAAWKGGATATRDAFQVIKQAGDLEWTVLSPAAMIAPGERTGTFRLGKDQLLTDDKGESKISTADYAVALVDELEKPQHIQQRFTVAY; via the coding sequence ATGAAAGTAGCTATTATCGGTGCATCCGGATTTATAGGCGCAGCCATCCTGAATGAAGCTTTAAGCAGAGGACATCAGGTAACCGCCATTGTACGTAACCCGGAAAAAATTGACCTCGTCAACCCGCAACTGACCATAAAGCAAGGGGATGTTACCAATGAGGCAAGCGTAGCAGAGCTGGTAGCTGGTAATGATGCGGTGATCAGTGCTTACAATTCACACGAGTCTGCCACCTATGTAAAAGCCATCCAGGCCATCCTGAATGGTGTCCGCAAAGCCGGCATCAAAAGGTTCCTGGCCGTAAGCGGCGCTGGTAGCCTGGAAGTAGCTCCCGGATTACAGCTCCTGGATACACCGGAATTCCCGGCAGCCTGGAAAGGAGGTGCTACCGCCACCCGCGATGCCTTCCAGGTAATCAAACAGGCAGGCGACCTCGAATGGACCGTATTAAGTCCCGCAGCCATGATTGCACCGGGCGAACGCACCGGCACCTTCCGCCTGGGCAAAGACCAGTTATTAACAGATGATAAAGGAGAAAGCAAAATCTCTACAGCGGATTACGCCGTTGCCCTGGTTGATGAACTGGAAAAACCACAACACATTCAGCAACGGTTTACCGTAGCTTACTAA